In a single window of the Elaeis guineensis isolate ETL-2024a chromosome 6, EG11, whole genome shotgun sequence genome:
- the LOC105034101 gene encoding mitochondrial arginine transporter BAC1 translates to MDAGDAAKEYAAGFAAGVATVITGHPFDTVKVKLQAHNTKTQVKEYKNALHCTSRILINEGVRGLYRGASSSFIGMAFESSLLFGIYSQTKQLLQGEAQSSTPHLQVIIPSAAFGGTIISFVLCPAELVKCRMQVQGKDAATYVKYSGPLDCAIKTMESEGVRGIFRGGLTTLLRESIGNAVFFSTYEFSRYYMNKRLNSPSSTHSYWSKLLTDVGIGIISGGLGGIAFWSAVLPLDVAKTIIQTAPDINTSRNPFCMLNSVYSRVGLRGCYAGLGPTLVRAFPANAAAIVTWELTAKLLGVKRL, encoded by the exons ATGGACGCTGGAGACGCCGCCAAGGAATACGCGGCCGGTTTCGCCGCCGGCGTTGCCACGGTCATCACCGGCCATCCCTTCGATACGGTAAAG GTGAAATTGCAAGCTCACAACACTAAAACACAAGTAAAGGAGTACAAGAATGCTTTGCATTGCACCAGTCGGATCTTGATTAACGAAGGA GTAAGAGGACTATATAGGGGGGCATCATCTTCCTTTATTGGGATGGCATTTGAAAGCTCACTTCTCTTTGGAATTTATTCTCAAACAAAACAGTTATTACAG GGAGAAGCTCAGAGCAGTACACCACATCTCCAGGTAATTATTCCTTCAGCAGCATTTGGTGGAACAATAATCAGCTTCGTACTGTGTCCAGCTGAGCTGGTAAAG TGTAGAATGCAAGTTCAGGGAAAGGATGCAGCAACATATGTCAAATACAGTGGTCCTCTAGATTGTGCCATTAAAACCATGGAAAGTGAAGGG GTTAGGGGTATATTTCGTGGTGGCTTAACAACTTTACTAAGAGAATCAATTGGCAATGCAGTGTTCTTCAGCACTTACGAGTTTAGTCGTTATTACATGAACAAGCGGCTGAATTCCCCTTCATCTACCCACAGCTACTGGTCAAAACTTTTAACGGATGTAGGGATTGGCATCATTAGTGGAGGACTTGGTGGAATTGCA TTCTGGTCAGCTGTCTTACCATTGGATGTTGCAAAAACAATAATCCAGACTGCACCTGATATAAATACTAGCCGTAACCCTTTTTGTATGCTAAACTCG GTTTACAGTAGAGTGGGATTAAGGGGATGTTATGCTGGTCTTGGGCCGACATTGGTAAGGGCATTTCCTGCTAATGCTGCTGCCATTGTGACCTGGGAACTTACTGCTAAACTTCTAGGGGTCAAGCGTCTCTGA